One genomic window of Cannabis sativa cultivar Pink pepper isolate KNU-18-1 chromosome 2, ASM2916894v1, whole genome shotgun sequence includes the following:
- the LOC115710208 gene encoding protein ALP1-like, protein MSTIGAPFNKNNLLLDDSDDEFGELLILFACVEYNQLYLTKEPCRNSALSGHEYVMEVLHGHDSRCYDLFRMDKDVFKLFCGVLKEKKLLKNSRYLSVEEQVAMFLFVIGHNERHRVVAERFQHSTSTTSEYFRKVLKAVCRLSKELITPPLFDVVPSEIRFNPKYYPFFKNCVGAIDGTHISAHVPINEQIPYRGRKVDTTQNVMCICSFDMKFTYVVADGKDRLMMHEFFRMCHKTRIMNSQTLHPMVRKYYLVDSGYTNMPGFLSPYRGERYHLNQYADRNPSGKRELFNYRHSSLRNVIERCFGVLKARFPILKQMPSYDLKIQKYIVIACCGIHNFIRTNAEKDVYFDGDEDIPEVQDATIQSTHETLNDSVEFSISRDQLREMANVRDEIADHIWRANRR, encoded by the exons ATGTCTACCATTGGGGCACCattcaacaaaaataatctACTTCTTGACGATTCAGACGATGAGTTTGGAGAGTTATTAATTTTGTTTGCTTGCGTGGAGTACAATCAATTATATCTAACTAAGGAACCGTGTAGAAATTCGGCCCTTTCAGGACATGAGTATGTAATGGAAGTGTTGCATGGTCACGATAGTAGGTGTTATGATTTATTCAGAATGGATAAGGACGTCTTCAAACTATTTTGTGGTgttctaaaagaaaaaaaattattgaagaaCTCTCGCTATCTTTCTGTTGAGGAACAAGTTGCTATGTTCTTATTTGTCATTGGACATAATGAACGACATCGTGTAGTTGCTGAACGATTTCAACACTCCACCTCAACTACATCTGAATACTTTAGGAAAGTTTTGAAGGCGGTATGTCGTTTATCCAAAGAGTTAATTACTCCACCTTTGTTTGATGTAGTTCCTTCAGAAATTCGATTCAATCCAAAATATTATCCATTTTTCAAg aATTGTGTAGGAGCTATAGATGGGACCCATATCTCTGCTCATGTTCccattaatgaacaaatacCATATCGAGGTCGGAAGGTGGATACAACTCAAAACGTCATGTGTATATGTTCATTTGACATGAAGTTCACATATGTTGTAGCGGATGGGAAGGATCGCCTAATGATGCACGAATTCTTTCGAATGTGCCACAAAACCCGCATTATGAATTCCCAAACTCTCCACCCAATGGTAA GAAAATATTATCTTGTTGATTCTGGATATACAAACATGCCTGGTTTTCTTTCCCCATATCGAGGAGAAAGATATCATTTGAATCAATATGCAGATCGTAATCCTTCAGGAAAAAGGGAGTTGTTCAATTATCGACATTCGTCTTTGAGAAATGTCATCGAGCGGTGCTTTGGCGTATTGAAGGCTCGCTTTCCTATTTTAAAGCAAATGCCTTCCTATGATCTAAAAATACAAAAGTACATTGTGATTGCTTGTTGTGGAATTCATAATTTTATAAGGACAAATGCAGAAAAAGACGTATATTTTGATGGAGACGAAGACATTCCTGAAGTACAAGATGCTACTATACAAAGCACTCACGAAACTTTGAATGATAGTGTTGAGTTTAGCATTTCAAGAGATCAA